A region of the Sphaerodactylus townsendi isolate TG3544 linkage group LG15, MPM_Stown_v2.3, whole genome shotgun sequence genome:
TGAGGCGGAAGCTCCTCCCTCTGCAAAATACAGCTGGTTGAAAGATATTTCCGAAGTGGCATTCTGGCATCTGCACCTGCTTCATTTCTAAGTCTGCCATGAATGCAACTTAAGACATATATACTCgtgttggagcaccttccttatgagaagctgcagcgtttgggactctttagtttggagaggagacatctgaggggggataggattgaagtctataaaattatgcatggggtagaaaatgttgacagaaagaaatttctctctctcacaatactagaaccagggggcatacattgaaaatgctgggggggaagaattaggactaataaaaggaaacacttcttcacacaaggtgtgattggtgtttggaatatcctgccacaggaggtggtgatggccactaacctggatagctttaaaaggggcttggacagatttatggagaagtcgatctatggctaccaatcttgatccgccttgatctcagattgcaaatgccttagcagaccaggtgctcaggagcagcagcagcagaaggccattgctttcacctcctgcatgtgagctcctaaaggcacctggtgggccactgcgagtagcagagtgctggactagatggactctggtctgatccagcaggctagttcttatgttcttatgtgtttccctgaaaataagagggtcttattttttttttttgctccaaaagatgcattagggcttattttcaggggatgtcttatttttctcgatgattttgccccttcccccccccccccccgcctgcccatgaccagatcagctgtgccagggaatctTAACTAGGGCtaatttttggagtagggcttatatttcaagcatcctccaaaaagcatgctagggcttattttcagggaaacagagtaCTTTATAAAATAGTATAGAGCTCATATGGCATTTCAGTGCTTCATATTTCTAAATACAGTTCTTAAAGCGGTTCTGACTTACGCCGTTGTTAACCATcgatggggagggggagctgagtGCCCAAAGACAAGTTGGAAGAGTTTGTTTTTCTAGATACAATGTTAGACTAGTTACcaataaaaaaagttttgaagggAGAAGAGCCCTAATTAAGTTAAATCTCAACCACCTTTGCATTTGTAAAAGGGCAGATTTGGTGCCCTactaaatgccataaaatgttaGTGCTGGAGAGTAAAAGACCTCCACGAACAAAAAGCCTGTAGTAAGGAGGGGAACTGAGCAAGAGCAAGTTTATAAAGGCATTATGTGAAGAAAGTAGATGAAGGGGAACTTTTCCTCCCATATCAGGAGAATCTAAAGTTGTTAACAAAAGTCTGGGAAAGACAGGAGATAACTTCTTTACTTTAGTTAGTCATTAAACTCTGGAATCCCACTGCCCTTCGACAAAGCGATGGCGGCGAGCGTAGATGACTTTCCTatggttagacagattcatagagaaAAGACCCATTAATGAGGAAGCAGTGCTAGGCAGGTAGGGCCTTGGCGTTGATACCGTTGTCTCCAGGGCAATTGGTTGATCACTGTGTGAAATAGTACACTGGACTAAATGAACCACTGTGGTCTATCTAGCAAAACCCAACTTACTAGTCCTGGTGCCCAGCATTGCATAGTATACACAGACTGGCCCAGACATCTACCAGCTTGAGGAGCTACTAGAACAAAGAGTCAGAATGAAACTAGTAGGGGTAGTAAGAGTTTTCCTTGATTGAAACTGAAGAGATGGTTTTGTCAAAAGTTAAGACTCGGGGCATGGATTAATGGCAGTGCTGTGCAAAATAGAGGGAGATCAGTGGCCACTAGAGTTATGGCCTGTGTCACAGTATTGCAGACAATAATGAAATTACAGTGAGTCGTTCAAGAAAAATGCTCAAAACTTGCCAAGAAGAGCTGAGCTTTAGCATGGCATGGCCCTGCTCTTGTTCTCTGGTAACAGCCTGCCAACCACTACCAGGACTTAGTGTCTTGCTTTCTTCAAAGTAAATgtgtcccaaatctccagagatgTTTCTATCTAGTTCCATTAGAGGGGGAAAGAACTGTACAGCAACTATTTTATTCCACTGAGATCAGCTCTTGATCCATATACTGGGAAAAATTAGGAAAGCACCTACCCAAAAGAGTGAGCCACATGTATACAGGAATAACCtttaaagatggggggggggggggggggaccatcatTTATGGTTGTCTGACTCTTGGGTAAATGCAGTACTGGTAGCTTTGGAAAATAAATTTCCTGGAAGATAAGTCAGTATCTCCTGAAGGTGTATGCTTCAAAAAAGCAATTAAGTTGCAATAGTAATTACCAaggtagtaccgtgtttcccagaaaataagacaaaaaaataacccattactcctggtcctagtctctggagcagcagaaaagaagcttgctccctcaacgACAGCTTCTTTTTCTAGATTATACAACTATCACAAAAACAGAAGGCCACTTTAGAAAAGGACTTCAGATTAGTTTAATCTTTTATTTAACTAGTTTCCCCCTCAGAGATAAACAGGATTAAGCAGAACATATGTTTTTAATAACCCTTCAAGGCTGTAGTTGTGTGGGTGTAAACCATTTTCACCAAGGCTTACATAAAAAGTATTCTCTGCGAAGATGCCCACATCTCCTCTTCGCCCAGTAGTCTTTAGTTCTAGTTTCATGCCAGCCACTTGAGGCAACAGCTTCCTGAAACACACCGGAGTTGGATAAACTCTAATTTTCCCACTTCTCTTTATCTGCCGAAGTCATTTCCAGTGTCTTTGTGACCACTCCTGTACCAATGGTTCTGTGTCCATCACGGAGCGTGAATCGCTGGCCGATCTCCAAAACCATGGGGTTTCGCAATACCATAATTAGAGAGGTGTCCTCCCCTGGCATAACTAATTCCTGCGGAAGAAGACGGGAAAGAAACAAGATCAGAAATCTCTGTGTTGTGCTTGTTCTCTTAAGCAAGACTACTTGCTGAAAAGAATTTAAGTTTTTGGCTAGTTTTAAGGGAGGCGATCAGAAGAAGGGTAGAGCAGAGAGACACGCACCTTTCCCGCGGGCAGTTCCAAGCGGCAGGACATGTCCCAGGTCAGAGAAAACATGACTGGTGTGAAATTTGAAACAAACGGCTTGTGACGACCACCCTCCTCTTTGCTCAGGATGTAAACCTAGCAGGAGGAAGCAGTATGGTTGACGTACCAAGGGCTGTTGCACTTCACCAAGCAGTTCTCCCCTCCTGGGAGAACATATTGTGGGTGATTCCCACTGTCCCACcatgaggcaggaaatgacttttttcctcttcctgtcgGGAGGAACCGCCCCTAGGACCTcagtctgtttcctgcctccaaggGGAGAGCATGTGGATTACCTGTTCTCTTGGATTCCTGTTATAGCACTTCACCAAGCAGTGAAGGTATTGGGCTACCAAATTCACCCACTATGCCAGGCTGCCCACAGGGACTCCAAAAGGGAGAGCCAACACCCAGCTCGTTTTCACTCTAAAACCTCGGTTTCTCCCATAATGCAAGAAAGCTACCCACACACCATCCCTTCTCATTTCCAACCACAATAGCTCCCCGAGAAAAGCCACTGATCTGCACCAGCTCACCTGAGCTTCAACCTTCTGATGCGGCTGGATAGATCCAGGTTTGCACATAACCATCCCCCGCCGCAGATCCTCCCGCTTCAGCCCACGCACCAAAGCGCCCAGGTTGTCACCAGCCTCTGCCCGCTCCAATTGTTTGTGGAACATCTCCACCCCTGACGGAAAGGAAGCAGGATTACTCTTGGCAAATCCTCCGTACCGTCTCTCCCGTTCACCTCTCGATGCGAATGCTATGTTCTCAGGAAGGCAACCTCAAAAGCGCAGGAGTATTTGGCCCACTTCCGTCAGTCGGAAAACTGAATTGAATATATAGATCAACCGAAGAGATTAAAAGATATCACGAAGTGGGAAAGACTCACCAGTTACCACTGAGCGCATGTTCCGGTTGTGCCCCACAAATTCACAGTCGTCCCCTTTCTTAATAACGCCACGTTCAAGGGTGCCTGACACCACAGTACCCCGGCCTGGAAAAAcaggttagaagaagaaaaatatgaagagtttggatttatatcccaccttcctctcctgtaaggagactcacagtggcttccaagctcctttcccttcctctccccacaacagacaccttgtgaggcaggtggggctgagagagttcccaagaactgtcactagcccaaggtcaaccagcaagaatgtaggcgtgtggaaacacatctggttcaccagataagcctctgccactcaggtgggttTGAAGAATAAGCAAGAGAGTGTCGTGACATCCTTCCACCAACACTGGAACCTAATATACATTCATATACCGGTGTTTCCCCTGAAAGAAGGACCACTTTATGGAAAGAATGAGGGAAAGCACCTGGTATGGAGTAGGTATGCTCTATGGGAAGCAGGAAAGGTTTGTCCAGCTCACGCTGAGGCACAGGGATGTGCGTGTCCACCGTATCCAGCAGCTTCATGACTGAATTCAGGCCCAACTCTGGGTTCCGGTGCTGCAAAGAACAGGAGCAGAATAAGAAATGGCGAAGAGGATTCGTTCAGAACAGCGGCTGAGAACATGAAATCCACACTTACCTCCAAAGCACACAGAGCAGAACCTATGATGACAGGAATCGTCTCCCCGCTGTAGCCAAACTCGGTGAGCAGCTCACGGATCTCCAGCTCCACCAAATCCAGCATCTCTTTGTCGTCAACGGCGTCGGCTTTGTTGATGTACACAACAATGTGCTGCACTccgatctggggggggggagaggaggcagggagggagggaggggagagatgagAGAAGATCCACATGGCCATCGCTCCCTCTCTCCAGATGCCCAGCTGTGCTACAGAACAGCATCCCACGTATTCTCAGAAGCACGCAAGAAGCCACCACAACCCCGAGATCACAGCCTTGCCTGTTTGGCAAGCAGAAGATGCTCCCTGGTTTGAGGCATCTGACCGTCCGTTGCAGCTACCACCAGGATGCAGCCATCCAGAGGCGATGTTCCTGTGATCATATTCTGAAGGTGGGGAAAATGACAAAGAGAATATTACCAGGCTTTGGTggtggttttgggtttttttgccacaAATCACAACTAAATTGTGGCGACCCGGTAggacaagagaggttcagaggtggtttgtctcgcttcaagacaagagaaggttcagaggtggtttgtcactgctgcCCCGAgtcacagccctggtattccttggaggtttcccacccAACTAATAGCCAGGGTCACAGCTGAGTGTGTGGGACTGGCTCAAGGGCCCCctacaagcttccatggtgtgtgTGGGGATCTAAACCGGGGTTTCCGGGGTCTTAGTAATTTGCAATTGTaactatttataatgttttatgtattcttttattGGATGATGGAAACCTGCCTTGAGCCTTTAGGGAAAGGCAGTGAATAAACGCAATAATAAAttagtccaacaccttaagcactacaccatgctggccctttGGCTGCTCTATTACACCAGTCCTTTTGAAAaaattagctttttatatattccACACACAAAGAAAGACATTCCATATCTATGggcgcttccgcacatgcaaaataatgcactttcaatccactttcacaattgtttgcaagtggattttgctatttcgcac
Encoded here:
- the TUFM gene encoding elongation factor Tu, mitochondrial, which encodes MASRALLVARGGGFGLEGLRGCLPRYLQGVLAAPLPCPAFHGQTVLVRGLAVEAKKVYVRDKPHVNIGTIGHVDHGKTTLTAAITKILSEAGSARFKKYEEIDNAPEEKARGITINASHVEYSTANRHYSHTDCPGHADYVKNMITGTSPLDGCILVVAATDGQMPQTREHLLLAKQIGVQHIVVYINKADAVDDKEMLDLVELEIRELLTEFGYSGETIPVIIGSALCALEHRNPELGLNSVMKLLDTVDTHIPVPQRELDKPFLLPIEHTYSIPGRGTVVSGTLERGVIKKGDDCEFVGHNRNMRSVVTGVEMFHKQLERAEAGDNLGALVRGLKREDLRRGMVMCKPGSIQPHQKVEAQVYILSKEEGGRHKPFVSNFTPVMFSLTWDMSCRLELPAGKELVMPGEDTSLIMVLRNPMVLEIGQRFTLRDGHRTIGTGVVTKTLEMTSADKEKWEN